The stretch of DNA TTAATCCGAACAATTAAATAATAACGGCTTTTTCTGTAACTTCTACTAAACGGAAGCGTTTTGTAGCTGAAAGCGGACGAGTTTCCATGATACGTACGATATCGCCGATTTTAGCTTCATTTTGCTCATCATGTGCTTTGAACTTTTTAGAGTATTTAACGCGTTTACCGTAAAGAGGATGCTTCTTGTAAGTTTCGACTAAAACAGTAATGGTTTTATCCATTTTGTCAGAAACAACGCGTCCAGTGTAAACTTTGCGTTGATTACGTTCACTCATTATGTGAACCTCCTCTCAATTATTACTTGTTAACGCTGATTTCTCTCTCACGAATCACAGTTTTCATGCGAGCAATCGCTTTGCGTACTTCACGAATGCGAGCTGTATTTTCAAGTTGACCAGTCGCTAATTGGAAGCGAAGGTTGAAAAGCTCTTCTTTTAATGATTTAACTTTTTGTTCAATTTCGGCAGTGGTAAGGTCTTTAATTTCATTAGCTCTCATTTGATTCACCACCAATTTCTTCACGTTTTACAAACTTACATTTAACTGGAAGTTTGTGCATAGCAAGACGAAGTGCTTCACGTGCTACTTCTTCAGAAACACCAGCGATTTCAAACATAATTTTTCCTGGTTTAACTACAGCTACCCAACCTTCAGGCGCCCCTTTACCAGAACCCATCCGCACCTCAAGTGGTTTTGCAGTATAAGGCTTATGTGGGAAAATTTTAATCCAAACTTTACCGCCACGTTTCATGTAACGTGTCATTGCAATACGGGCAGCTTCAATTTGGCGGTTAGTGATCCAAGAAGCTTCAGTTGCTTGTAAGCCGAATTCACCGAATGTTACTTCAGTGCCACCTTTAGCGTTACCACGCATTTTTCCACGGTGTTGACGGCGATATTTAACGCGTTTTGGCAATAACATATTATTTGCCTCCTTCCGCAGGTTTCTTCTTAGTAGGAAGGACTTCTCCCTTATAGATCCATACTTTTACTCCAAGCTTACCATAAGTGGTATCTGCTTCAGCGTGAGCATAGTCGATATCAGCACGAAGAGTATGAAGTGGAACAGTTCCTTCGCTATAGTGTTCTGAACGAGCAATATCTGCTCCGCCAAGACGACCTGATACCATTGTTTTAATACCTTTTGCTCCTGCACGCATAGCACGTTGGATAACTTGC from Neobacillus sp. CF12 encodes:
- the rpmC gene encoding 50S ribosomal protein L29, which translates into the protein MRANEIKDLTTAEIEQKVKSLKEELFNLRFQLATGQLENTARIREVRKAIARMKTVIREREISVNK
- the rpsQ gene encoding 30S ribosomal protein S17, whose translation is MSERNQRKVYTGRVVSDKMDKTITVLVETYKKHPLYGKRVKYSKKFKAHDEQNEAKIGDIVRIMETRPLSATKRFRLVEVTEKAVII
- the rplP gene encoding 50S ribosomal protein L16 translates to MLLPKRVKYRRQHRGKMRGNAKGGTEVTFGEFGLQATEASWITNRQIEAARIAMTRYMKRGGKVWIKIFPHKPYTAKPLEVRMGSGKGAPEGWVAVVKPGKIMFEIAGVSEEVAREALRLAMHKLPVKCKFVKREEIGGESNES